In Mycoplasmopsis phocirhinis, the DNA window TATAAGTATCATGATATTTTTCACGCAGTGTCGAGGCAATTACTTTTATTTGGGCAGCATCAACATCTAAATTCAAATAGATTTTTTTATCAGCTACATTTAGAATGTTAATTTTTTCAAAATCAAATTCAATATTTGATTTTAGTTTGTTAATTTTTCTAAAATCTTCGCGTGCATGCTCAATATGTGCGTGAATTTGTTCTAGATTTTGTTCCAAATTATCACTTAAATTTAGGTTTTGAGCTTGATAATTTACATCTAAAAGTTTAATTTTAGAAATAATATTATTCAATTCTTCATTAGCTAAACTAATTTGCTCATGTAATCATTCATTGACTAATTTATTTGATGTAACTACACGAAAACGATACACACCTGCTTGTTTTTTATCGACGTTGGTAATTTTAAAATTTTCCATAAGTGCACTATTGGCAAGGTGAGTACCACCACATAAATCACTAGTGATATCTGCTCATTTAACTACACGTACAGCTTTTGGGTCCATATATTGATCTTCTTCAATCGTCATGACAGCGTGTAGTGTTTTAGCTTGCTCGATTGTAGAAATAATATATTCGCGCTTAATATCACGCTTAATAATATCACGCATTTTGTTTTCAATTTCTTTAACTTGTTGTGGGGTTGGTTTCGAATCGCCTGGAAAGTCAAAAGTAAATCTTTGCTCAGTAATATCTGAACCCAATTGTTTAATTTGAGATCCAAGTACATTACGCATAATTGAAAACATCAAGTGTGTAGCAGAATGATTGCGAGCACAGTTCAATCTTACATATTCATCAACAAAACATTGAAGTGGATCTTGGTTGTTAATTTTACCTTCAACATAATGAATGTGGTTGCCAAATTTATCTTTAAATACGTCAATAATTTTTATTTTATTATTGTTTTGCAACATATAGCCTTCATCGTGTTTTTGACCACCAGATGTAGCATAAAATGGAGTCTTATCTAAGATAACATATGAATGTTTTTCACTATTTTTTATTCTTTTTTCACTGTCAAATAATTCGACAACATTAGCACTAGAGTGTGTATGTGTATAGCCAATAAATTGCGAAATTTTATCCTCAATTAAAGCTAAAGAATTAATTGCTTTTTGCATTCCGTTTTGTTTATTACCTCTACTTGCTTCAGTGTGTTTTTGTCTTGCTAATTCAAAAGTTTTCATATCAACTGTGATGCCTTGTTTTTGAAGGATTTCAACAGTTAATTCAATTGGAAAACCATATGTTTCTAATAGGTTAAATGCAACATTACCGTCAAAAACTTTTTTGTCTTTTTCAATATAAGATTCCAGTAGTAATTTACCATTTTCAATGGTGCTAGCGAATAATTCTTCTTCTTCTTTAATTGCTTGTGCTACTGGTTTTATATCATATTCAAATGGAAGTGAATCGTGAACAGTTTTTACTAATTTGTGTAAAAATAAATCTTTAATTCCTAATTGCATTCCTTTATATATTGAACGTCTAATCAAACGACGAATTATATAACCTCGCCCAACATTAGATACACTTTCGCCATCTGCTAGTGCATTAACTACTGTTCTTATATGATCGGCAATAATTTTAAAATTGGTGTTTATTTCTCTTTGGTTTATTTCTTTAGTAAAATAATTATTTATATCGTAAGTTAAAGGAGTATATTTTTCAATTTCGTGGATAATATCTAAAAATAAATCAGTGTCATAATTTGTTGGAGCATCTTGTAAAATTGAAACAATTCTTTCAAAACCAGCACCAGTATCAATATTTTTTTGTGCTAATTCAGTATATTTATTGTCACCTTCATTGTTGAATTGACTAAAAACAATGTTTCAAATTTCAATATAGCGATCATTTTCAATATCATTTTGCAACAATTCAATCCCACGAGTATCATATTTTTCACCACGGTCAAAAAATATTTCAGTACATGGACCACATGGACCAGAACCAACATCTCAAAAATTAGTATCTCTACCACCACTAATTATGTGGTTTGGATCAATACCAATATTTAATCAATTTGCTTTTGTTTCTTCGTCTTCATTATAGTAAGTAAAATATAATTTTTCTAATGGTAATTTAAGTTCATTAATTAAAAATTCATAGGCAAATTCTACTGCTTCTTTTTTGAAATAATCTCCAATACTAAAATTACCCAACATTTCAAAAAATGTGTGGTGCCGTGAAGTAATACCAACGTTTTCAATATCATTGGTACGAATAGCTTTCTGCGAGTTAGTTAAACGATTTTTTGGTGGTATTTTTTTGCCACTAAAATAATCTTTTAAAGTTGCTACTCCAGAATTAATTCATAATAGTGAAGGATCATTAACTGGAATTAAACTTTTGCTTTCTACAATTAAATGATCTTTTGACGCAAAAAAATCTAATCATTTTTGCCTTATTTGTTTTGAATTCATTTTTTCTCCTATACGTATGTTTTTTGAATGTTATTTAAAAAAATTTTTTCAATGGTGGCTCCACCTAAACATTTATCGCCATCATAAAGAACAACTTGTTGGCCCGGTGTTACTGCTAAAGCCTTACTTGGATATTTAACACGAATATTATTATTTGTTAATAATTCAATATTTACAGGAATATCTTGTTGGCGATAGCGAAATTTAGCACTTAAATTTTCAAAATTGAATTCTTCATTATTAAGTGTTAGCCCACTGGCTTCAAGCATATCTGATTCTAAATAACTCATATTAGAAGCAGGGGCCACATAAACTATATTTTGCTTTACATCATGACCACAAACATAGTGTGGCTCATTCATTCCACCTAAATTTAAACCTTTACGCTGCCCTAATGTGTAGTAATAACAACCTTCGTGAGTGCCTAATTCTTTTTTATCAATAATAGAAATAATTTTACCTGGTTGGCTAGGAATATAATTTTGTAAAAATTGAGTAAAATTACGCTCACCGATAAAACATATTCCTGTTGAATCTTTTTTAGAAGCGGTAATTAAATTCAATTCATGAGCTATTTTTCTAATTTCATCTTTTTTATATTTAGCTAAAGGCATTAATACTTTTTGTAATTGTTGGTGTGAAAGTTGAGCAAGAAAATAACTTTGGTCTTTTTCTAAATCTTTGGCCCGGTATAAGTGACCATGTTTGACATCGGCATAATGACCCATCGCAATATAATCGGCTTTTAGGTTGTTAAACGCATGATTGGCAAAGGCTGAAAATTTAATATATTTATTACATAAAATATCGGGATTAGGTGTGCGTCCTTTTTGGTATTCTGAAATAAAATTTTCAAAAACGTTATCTCAATATTCTTTAATAAAATCAACTCTATGTAATTTTATGCCTAATTTATTAGCTACTGCTAATGCGTCTTGATAATCTTGTTCTTGAGGGCATACATCATTTAAAATTTGTTTATTACCTAAAATATCATTATTGACAAATGAGTCTCAATTACGCATAAATAAACCCTCAACATCATAACCTTGACGCAATAATAATGCTGCTGCAACTGAGGAATCAACTCCACCCGACATACCTAAAATTACTTTTTTGTTTATTTTGCTCATTTGCCTCCTTTTATTAATAAAACCAACCACAAGTGTGGCTGGACAAAATTAATAATTACCAGTAAAACACACTCTTACATCATGTGGTTTGATATCGATTAAACTCTCAAAACGAGTTTCAAATTCTTTAGTGAATTGTTCTATAATTTCGCCTAAATTTTTATTTTTTTTAATTTTAACATCAATAATAAAAGATGCATTTGAGTAATCTTTATTGAAAAAAATTTTCGCAATGCCGTCCAATTTTAAAAAACTTGTATCATTGGCACATTGTTGAATTAACTGCTGTAATGTATCTTCAGTGACTGAATACGATTGATTAAACCCACACGAAACAGTAATTAAATTCATTATTTATTTCCTCTACCTGTGTATTTGCCAGTTTCAGTAGAAATAACAATAAATTCGCCTTCTTTAATAAACATTGGAGTGTCTAATTCGTAGCCGGTTTCTACTTTAACTTTTTTTTGTGGATTAGTTGTTGTATTACCTTTGACGGCATCAGGTGCTTCAATAACTTCAAGTGTAACTGAAGAATCTAGTTCAATATCTAAAATTTCTTCTTGAAATTTTCTAATTTTAACACTTGAACCTTCTTTTAAAAAGTTCAATTCTCACTCAACATGACTAAGGGGTATTTCAACTTGTTCGTATGTTTCATTATCCATTAAAATAATGTTAGCTCCGTCATTATACAAATAATTCATTGGTCGTTTTTCAATGTGAGCTTTTTTAATCATAGTACCACCAGTGTATGATTTAACTGTAATCGCCCCAGTTCTTAAATTTTTAACTTTTGCTTTTACATTCGCTTGCCCACGTCCTTGTTTTGAGTGTTGAGCTTCAATTACGACAAAAATTTCGCCTTCATCTTCAAAAGTTATGCCACCTTTAAAAGTATTTACATTAATCATTTTTTCTCCTAAATCTATATATATCAATTTATATTTTAATTTTAATATAAAATCTTAAAACTTCAATTGAATTAAGCATAAAATAAATAAAAACGAGTTAACTCGTTTTAATACCCAGTTTAGGCTCACTACCGTTTAATAGTCGTTTGATATTACTATGGTGTAAAGAAATAACTAAAATTGCAACCATTAAAAAATATATTGGTGAAACATATCAATACGGCTGTAAATTTGTTAGTGCAATACTGTTTGAAAAATTAATAAAATTTAATCAATATCCACTGATACCTTGAATAAATCAAGGGATAAAAATTAAAGGAACAATTATAGTCGAAGTTAAAATTGAAGCTAAAGATACTTTTTTAAAAATCAATATAATTGCAAAAAATACAACAAAGGCTATCAATCATAAAACTGGATTGATGGTTAAAATAAATGCCGATGAACACGCAACACCTTTACCGCCTTTAAAACCAAAAAAGATAGGAAAGCAATGGCCTATTATTATCCCAAAGCCAATTGATTGCGGGCTTATTCAATATTGATCATTTAAATCGCTAAATAAATGGTTTTGTAAAGCAGCAAATATTACTGTGGGAATAATTACTTTTAAAAAATCAATTGCAAAAACAATTAAAGCAAATTTTTTGCCATAAGTTCTTAAAGAATTAGTGGCCCCGGCATTTCTAGAAAAATAATTACGTACATCATCTTTTTTTAGTTTTTTTGACATAATAATTGAAGTGTTAAGTGAGCCAATAAAATAACCTAAAACTATCAGTGCTAAATTTAAAAAAACGATAATGGTAATAGTAGTTAAAGACATTTTAATTTTTGCCCTTAAAAACAATTAAATTTGGGTTTGTGCGATATCCTCTTCCCTCCTTGGCTTGACGATGACCGTTTAAAATAGTTGCGTCCGCTGAATAAGATACAGTAGGGCTAAAAATACCTTGACCAACACCATATGCATCAACTGGTGTATTAGCAGCCTCAAATTTAGCTATTTTTTGTGGAGTAAAACCGCTACTTACAACTATTTTTACGTGTTGAGCTCCTTCTTGGTCTAAAGCTTGGCGCAATCTTTTTACTTGTTCAATATTAACACCGTAAAATTCATGATTATCTTCTTCATTATCAAACATGTGGTCTTTCATATTTTTAGATGTATCTAAACGCACTCCTCATAAACTTTTGCCAATCGCTCGGTAAGAATTAAGCGATTCTCTAATAACATTATTATGATAATCAACTAAAGATATTATTTTTTCATTAGGAAATAACTTGGCATATGCTTTCATTGCCTCTTCGGTACTTCCATCAAAATTTTGAATCAAACAATGTGGAATAGAACCAAAAGTTGAATCATCGTTTTGCACAACATTTTGTGCATCAGTAGACATTGAAGCTGCGCCACCTATTTGAGCGGCCTTACCATCAATTTCTTGCATCATTCAATGATCATTACGATCACCCATAAAAATAATATCTTTACCGTTGGCGGCTTTGACGCAGCGGTACATATTTGTTGCTATTGTAGAAGAACGAGCCAACATACCATCTATCATACCTTCATATTTACCAAAATCTTCGTAATGGCCTTCTAGTTCTAAAACTATATCTAAATTATTAATTATTTGGCCATCGGGAATATATCTAATTACATATTTAGATGTATCTGTGTTTTGACTTAATAAGTCTAAAACTTCTTGCATTCCAGCCACCATTACATCATCATTTCTTTGAAAAAATTGTAATTTAATAACATTTTGGGGACTAAAAGTTTGAATTATTTTTTCAGTTTTATGAAAATATGACGATATATATTTATCGTATTTTGTGTTCATTTATACCTCTTTTATAATTATAAATATTAATATTGTTTTAAAAATTATACATTGAAAACAATTGATATTGAATACATTTATCATACTTACATTAATAAAAAAACAAGTTCTTAACAAAAACTTGTTTAAATTATTCATAAACATAAAACTTTGTAGTTTTATTAACGATAATAAAAAACGAAAAGGAAAAAATTGTATATGAATTTAAAATAGGAGGAAACTATTAAAAATGTATATAAAAGAAATAAAAAGAAATTAAAAAAATTATTATCGATAATGAATAGTAAACGAATATATGTAGGTATTGCTAAATAAAACGAGCAATTAATATTAGCAATTAGATTGAAATATACAAAAAACACGAGTAAATATTAGAGCTTGTATTACTCGTGAAGAGACGAGTTTATATATTTCAATATAAGTATAAAACTTTCTAAATAAAAAGCAAATTTATTTTTGATTATTTTATTAAATTAATATATAATAAAAGTTTATTTTTTTACAAAAAAAGAATTTTAATTGATTTTAAAAGTTATATTTAATTAAATTTCAGTATTAGTTTCAACACTAACAGGTGCTTGAGTACCAATTTCAACTTCAAAATGGTAATATTTATGTTTTTTATTTGGTGTTGATATTACTTTAAAAAATACACCTTGAAATTCTATTTTGCTTGTTTTTGAAATTTTGCCATGATTATGTCGTTTTACAAAATTTTGCACATTCATATTTAATAAGTTATCTTCGATGTCAAAATCTAAATTCATTCGCGAAATTAATTGACGCATTTTAACACGACCGTTTACTCTAAATAATTCTAAACTAATCTCAAAAAAATCATCTAGTTCTTCTTCATCATATTCATCGTATATTTCGCCAACGATTTCTTCTAAAATATCTTCAATAGTTAAAATACCTAAAACTTCACGCGAAGAGTTATTATTAGTAACAAAAGCCATATGAGAACGTTGTAAGCGTAATGTTTCAAGAGCAATTGCTAAAGTTGAATTGGCACTAATTCGTGGAATAGTTTTAATATAATCAATAACTTTGCCTTTGCCCCGGTAAAATATATCTTTAAGTAAAACTATACCTAAAAATTCACCATTTTTTTCAATTGGTAATCTAGAATAATTAGTTTCTTTGAATATTTCAAGTGCTTGTTCAATTGATGCTTTATAAGAAATAAAAGACATATCTTTAAGTTTTATAAAATGTTTTCGAACTTTAGTGGTATCTAAATCCAACGCGTTTTGAGCCATTATACTTTCATTGGCTTCCAAAATCCCCTCTGTGTGTGCTACATCAATTAAGTTTTTAACATCTTGTTCGGTGTTGGTTACATAAATATTTTTGCTAATTTTGCTAATTAGTCAAATAATAGGAAAAAATAAATAATAAAGACCTTGTAAAGGATAACAAAATGTTTTAGCAACTTTTTCAGGATAAGATTTTGCAATTAATTTAGGAATAATTTCACCCAAAATAACCACAATTGGAGTTAAAACCACTGTTGAAATTAAAGCGGCATATTGACTAATATCGCCAACTAATCATCTGGACATGACATACGAAAGAGCAGACGAAAGACCAATATTAGCAATATTATTTCAAATCAAAATTAATGCCAAAATTCGATTGAAAAAAGAGTATTGCTTTTTGATTATCTTGGCTCCAAATTCATTGCGATCAATCATTGTTTCTAATTTACCGGGATTTAAGGTTGAATAAGCAGTTTCGCAACTTGAAAATATTGATGAAAGAATTAATAAAATAATGAGTAAAGGAACTAAAATGATAGTGATTTGATCCATTATTCGTCATCCTCATCAAAATTAATGAATTTATCAAATTCACGATTTTCAAAACGGCCAAATTTTAATACCATTCTTAAATTAATCACTCCAGTTTCACCAGCACGATGTTTAGCGATTATTAAATCTACTGGCTCTCCGGCACTGCCTTTAAATTCTTGATTTATTATATTTTTGTTTTTGCGATTGTAATAATCTTCCCGGTATAAAAACATCACGATGTCGGCATCATTTTCAATTGAACCGGATTCTCTTAAATCGGCAAGCATTGGCCTTTTATCTTCTCGTGTTTCAGTTTGACGGTTTAGCTGTGAAAGTACAATAATAGGAACTTCTAATTCAAGAGAAAGAGTTTTTAAATTACGTGAAATGCGAGTAATTTCTAGTTGACGATTTTCGCCACGATGCCCTTTACCTCCCGAAATTAATTGCATATAATCCACAACTATTAAGTCCAATTTTTCTTTTTTGTGCAAACGACGACATTTTCATAAAATTGTATCAATATCGTTATCGTAAGTATTATCAATAAATAATTGCATTTTATCAATAAAATCTCTCTTAACGTGAGTAATTTTGAGAATATCATGGTCACTCAAACCATATTTAGGATCTTGGGGTTTTTTAAGACGATTTTGCTCAATGTTAGTGGTAATAGAATAAATTCTTCCCATCAGTTGTTCTGGCGACATTTCTAAAGAAAAAAATGCAACTCTATTTTGACGAGTGGGGTCGTTTTTTTTCTTTTGTTTAGCCACATTAATGGCAATATTCAAGGCAAAAGCGGTTTTACCGATGCCGGGACGAGCAGCTAAAACAATTAATTCTGAACTGTGCAAACCTTGTGTTATTTGGTCAAAATCAACATAACCTGTTTTTATCCCACTAATTTCGTGACTTTTTGAGGCACGTAATTTTTGTAATTTTTCAAAATATTTATCGCTAACTTCTTGTGTGGTGTGAAAGTCATTTCCGCTTTTAGCTCGGTCTAATTTTTGCAATAATTCTTGAATTTTAATAACCATTTCATCGGGATCGATTAATTTACGAGAATTTTGTAAAGTTGCTTTAATTTGATCAATTTCGAACTCTAATGTTCTTAGGCGGGTTAAACGTTCTAATTCTTCCAGATACATTTGAATATTAGAACGCAAAGCGTTAGATGAGTATATATTAACCAATAATTGTGTATTAACTAGAGGATGATTTTTAGCTTGGGCTGAAGCTAAAATAGTTTCATTGTTAATATTTTTATCCGCTTCATATAAACCACTCATAATGGCAAAAAGTTGGCGACAAGCTAAATCGCCAAAATCTTGTTCTTGCATAAACGGAATTATATTATGAGCTAAATTTTCGTTTGATAAAATTAAACCTAAAACTGCATACTCATATGCTAAATTAATGTGTTTGGTACTTTTGAGATGGGATAAAGGTTTTTCATTTGAAGAAAAATTGTTATTTGACATTTATTTTTACCTCAACTTTAAATTTTGCAACAATATCTTTATAAAGATTAATATCTATTTCGTGTAAACCATTTGAAACAATGTGCACTTTTTGTACAGCATATTTGTTCAATTTATAGCCTTTTTTAGTTAGATCTTTATTGATATCTTTTGTTGAAATAGACTTATGAACAATTAAATTTCCGTGAGCATCTATTAAGGCATCTAATTGATAAATTAATTTATCAGCTTCTAATTGTTTTTTTAGTTCTAGTGCTTGCGAACGTAATTCCATTTCGCTAGCAGTTAAAGTACTTAGTCGTTTTTCTAATTGATATTTAGTTTTTTCGTTATATGGCACTGCAAAACCTTTGGCTACTAGAAAATTTGCGCCAAAGCCATCTGATACCTCTATAATTGTGTTCGCCTTGCCATGTTTTGAATCTTTAATTAAAATTACTTTCATTTTATTTCACTCCTACTATTGCTTGTTTAATATTTTTAATAAATGTTTCTAAATTATCTGTTGATACGGCCGCAGCCGCGGCAAAACCTCCGCCACCACCAACATTTTCGCAAATAATTTGCACATTTGTGTCTATACCTCGTGCCGAGAGTTTATAATTTGTACTTTTTTCTTGGCGAGCAACAACAAAACTCGCTCTTCGTCCATCTATTCTTAAAATTTCTTCAGCTGCAATTGAAATTATATCGTCCGACATCGCCACATCAGCATAGGCCAAGAAAAAACCCTCTTTTACTTCTTCTAATGTATTTAATAATTCTACAACTTTTAAATAAGTTTGAGCGTCTATTTTTAACGCATTGGCAGCAGTAGTTGAATTAGCTCCTTTTGCCTCAAGCCAACTTGCTGCTTCAAATGTTTTAGCGGTCGCGTGTTTTTGGAATTGTAAAGTGTCTAAACAAATACCGTTCAATAACATTTGAGCTGTAATTAAATCTAATTTAACTTTTTTTTGGGCAAACATTAACATTTCGGTTACTAATTCACTAGCTGAAGACGATGTTGTGCTAATAATCCGGTTTTGTTTAGGAGCAAAATCAATTGATAATTTTAAACGGTGATGGTCTAAAATAAATATATTTTTAGAACTAATATTTTTAATAGCATCGGGGTTATCTGTTCTTGATGGATGAGCATTATCAACAAAAAATACTACTGTGTTTTCATCACTTATTTTGTTTGCTTGTTGAGGTTTTATAATATGTTCACCAATAACATCTCAATATTGTTTCAATACTTTTTTTGTGGTTGCGTCTTGAGTTGATGAACAAATGTATGCTTTTTTGTTGTACGCTTTAGCTAAAGCTACAATTCCAATTGCACTTCCGATTGCATCTAAATCAGCTACAGCGTGCCCATAGACAATAACTTTATCTATATTCTCATTGTCAAAAATTTGTTCTATTGTTTGAGTGAAAGCGCGAATTTGTGTGCGATCAACACTTGGTAAAATTTCAGTTGTTGAGCCAAAATATAATGGTTGTGTGTGTGGTGAAACTACTATAACTTGATCACCTCCCCGTGTTTGAGCTTGCGATAAAGCTGCTTTTGCTAAATCTGTTTTAACATTTAACTCATTTGAACCATAACTAAAACCTGCCGAAAAAGAAACAACAACATTACTATTTTGATTTTTTAAAAGATTATGCAGTTTTTTTAAAAAATCAAACTCCTGCTTAATCATTTTTGTAAGTGAATCCTGGTTTGTAATAATTAAAAATTTACTATTTGAATTATATTGGCGAAATATCAGGTTATAATTTTGAGCTAATTGTTCTAATAATGTTATAACATTTTGGTTTAATTTGTATAATTGGTCTTCACTTAATATTGACTGATATAAAGAATAATTATCAATTTCAATTTCTCCAATAACACTCAATTGTTCATTGTACATCATCATCGTACGCTTTAATAAGCTAACATCCTTAATTGAAATATAATTATCTAAATCAAAAATGTTAGCTTCATAAAAATTACCATTATATTCAAATTGATAAACACGATTTTTTTTATCAAAATCAAGGCCTAAATTTTCAAAAAACGATTTAAGTGGTGTGCCGATTAAATGATTACCAAAGCGCTTTTGAATAAAATAAGAACTATCGACAATAGTATTGGAGAAATCATAAATAATTGTTCCAAGTTGGTTAAATTTAAGTGCGTTATCAATAAATTTAGCATGCGAAAGTTTAATTTTACTTTGCAAAGATACGTAAGATTTAATACTGAATAAGGTAAATATTGTAATTAATATTAAACTAAAACATAAAATTAATGTAAACATAAATGTTCAAATTAAACTTGTTTTTAAAACTAAAAACAAAACTGAAACAATAGTGCTTAATGTAAAAAAAAATGCACCAATTATATATAAAACTAATTTTTGCCTTAAATTCATATTAAAATTATATATTAATTTATAATGAGAGATATGTTTAAAACTAGCTAATAATTATTAAGAATATTTAATTATTAGTAAAATAAGATTATGATTAATGACATTGAAATAATCAAAAATTTATTTTTAGACCAAAACGAAATAAAAA includes these proteins:
- the plsY gene encoding glycerol-3-phosphate 1-O-acyltransferase PlsY — protein: MSLTTITIIVFLNLALIVLGYFIGSLNTSIIMSKKLKKDDVRNYFSRNAGATNSLRTYGKKFALIVFAIDFLKVIIPTVIFAALQNHLFSDLNDQYWISPQSIGFGIIIGHCFPIFFGFKGGKGVACSSAFILTINPVLWLIAFVVFFAIILIFKKVSLASILTSTIIVPLIFIPWFIQGISGYWLNFINFSNSIALTNLQPYWYVSPIYFLMVAILVISLHHSNIKRLLNGSEPKLGIKTS
- a CDS encoding CNNM domain-containing protein, whose protein sequence is MDQITIILVPLLIILLILSSIFSSCETAYSTLNPGKLETMIDRNEFGAKIIKKQYSFFNRILALILIWNNIANIGLSSALSYVMSRWLVGDISQYAALISTVVLTPIVVILGEIIPKLIAKSYPEKVAKTFCYPLQGLYYLFFPIIWLISKISKNIYVTNTEQDVKNLIDVAHTEGILEANESIMAQNALDLDTTKVRKHFIKLKDMSFISYKASIEQALEIFKETNYSRLPIEKNGEFLGIVLLKDIFYRGKGKVIDYIKTIPRISANSTLAIALETLRLQRSHMAFVTNNNSSREVLGILTIEDILEEIVGEIYDEYDEEELDDFFEISLELFRVNGRVKMRQLISRMNLDFDIEDNLLNMNVQNFVKRHNHGKISKTSKIEFQGVFFKVISTPNKKHKYYHFEVEIGTQAPVSVETNTEI
- the mnmA gene encoding tRNA 2-thiouridine(34) synthase MnmA, encoding MNKRRQMSKINKKVILGMSGGVDSSVAAALLLRQGYDVEGLFMRNWDSFVNNDILGNKQILNDVCPQEQDYQDALAVANKLGIKLHRVDFIKEYWDNVFENFISEYQKGRTPNPDILCNKYIKFSAFANHAFNNLKADYIAMGHYADVKHGHLYRAKDLEKDQSYFLAQLSHQQLQKVLMPLAKYKKDEIRKIAHELNLITASKKDSTGICFIGERNFTQFLQNYIPSQPGKIISIIDKKELGTHEGCYYYTLGQRKGLNLGGMNEPHYVCGHDVKQNIVYVAPASNMSYLESDMLEASGLTLNNEEFNFENLSAKFRYRQQDIPVNIELLTNNNIRVKYPSKALAVTPGQQVVLYDGDKCLGGATIEKIFLNNIQKTYV
- a CDS encoding nicotinate phosphoribosyltransferase — its product is MNTKYDKYISSYFHKTEKIIQTFSPQNVIKLQFFQRNDDVMVAGMQEVLDLLSQNTDTSKYVIRYIPDGQIINNLDIVLELEGHYEDFGKYEGMIDGMLARSSTIATNMYRCVKAANGKDIIFMGDRNDHWMMQEIDGKAAQIGGAASMSTDAQNVVQNDDSTFGSIPHCLIQNFDGSTEEAMKAYAKLFPNEKIISLVDYHNNVIRESLNSYRAIGKSLWGVRLDTSKNMKDHMFDNEEDNHEFYGVNIEQVKRLRQALDQEGAQHVKIVVSSGFTPQKIAKFEAANTPVDAYGVGQGIFSPTVSYSADATILNGHRQAKEGRGYRTNPNLIVFKGKN
- the alaS gene encoding alanine--tRNA ligase — protein: MNSKQIRQKWLDFFASKDHLIVESKSLIPVNDPSLLWINSGVATLKDYFSGKKIPPKNRLTNSQKAIRTNDIENVGITSRHHTFFEMLGNFSIGDYFKKEAVEFAYEFLINELKLPLEKLYFTYYNEDEETKANWLNIGIDPNHIISGGRDTNFWDVGSGPCGPCTEIFFDRGEKYDTRGIELLQNDIENDRYIEIWNIVFSQFNNEGDNKYTELAQKNIDTGAGFERIVSILQDAPTNYDTDLFLDIIHEIEKYTPLTYDINNYFTKEINQREINTNFKIIADHIRTVVNALADGESVSNVGRGYIIRRLIRRSIYKGMQLGIKDLFLHKLVKTVHDSLPFEYDIKPVAQAIKEEEELFASTIENGKLLLESYIEKDKKVFDGNVAFNLLETYGFPIELTVEILQKQGITVDMKTFELARQKHTEASRGNKQNGMQKAINSLALIEDKISQFIGYTHTHSSANVVELFDSEKRIKNSEKHSYVILDKTPFYATSGGQKHDEGYMLQNNNKIKIIDVFKDKFGNHIHYVEGKINNQDPLQCFVDEYVRLNCARNHSATHLMFSIMRNVLGSQIKQLGSDITEQRFTFDFPGDSKPTPQQVKEIENKMRDIIKRDIKREYIISTIEQAKTLHAVMTIEEDQYMDPKAVRVVKWADITSDLCGGTHLANSALMENFKITNVDKKQAGVYRFRVVTSNKLVNEWLHEQISLANEELNNIISKIKLLDVNYQAQNLNLSDNLEQNLEQIHAHIEHAREDFRKINKLKSNIEFDFEKINILNVADKKIYLNLDVDAAQIKVIASTLREKYHDTYIILGSPNKNQILLAVATKLVDSNKLFNLIAAKTNGRGGGSAILAMGKVDNSAQLVDNIIEVINA
- a CDS encoding MMB_0454 family protein, which translates into the protein MNLITVSCGFNQSYSVTEDTLQQLIQQCANDTSFLKLDGIAKIFFNKDYSNASFIIDVKIKKNKNLGEIIEQFTKEFETRFESLIDIKPHDVRVCFTGNY
- a CDS encoding replicative DNA helicase codes for the protein MSNNNFSSNEKPLSHLKSTKHINLAYEYAVLGLILSNENLAHNIIPFMQEQDFGDLACRQLFAIMSGLYEADKNINNETILASAQAKNHPLVNTQLLVNIYSSNALRSNIQMYLEELERLTRLRTLEFEIDQIKATLQNSRKLIDPDEMVIKIQELLQKLDRAKSGNDFHTTQEVSDKYFEKLQKLRASKSHEISGIKTGYVDFDQITQGLHSSELIVLAARPGIGKTAFALNIAINVAKQKKKNDPTRQNRVAFFSLEMSPEQLMGRIYSITTNIEQNRLKKPQDPKYGLSDHDILKITHVKRDFIDKMQLFIDNTYDNDIDTILWKCRRLHKKEKLDLIVVDYMQLISGGKGHRGENRQLEITRISRNLKTLSLELEVPIIVLSQLNRQTETREDKRPMLADLRESGSIENDADIVMFLYREDYYNRKNKNIINQEFKGSAGEPVDLIIAKHRAGETGVINLRMVLKFGRFENREFDKFINFDEDDE
- the efp gene encoding elongation factor P, which encodes MINVNTFKGGITFEDEGEIFVVIEAQHSKQGRGQANVKAKVKNLRTGAITVKSYTGGTMIKKAHIEKRPMNYLYNDGANIILMDNETYEQVEIPLSHVEWELNFLKEGSSVKIRKFQEEILDIELDSSVTLEVIEAPDAVKGNTTTNPQKKVKVETGYELDTPMFIKEGEFIVISTETGKYTGRGNK
- the rplI gene encoding 50S ribosomal protein L9, giving the protein MKVILIKDSKHGKANTIIEVSDGFGANFLVAKGFAVPYNEKTKYQLEKRLSTLTASEMELRSQALELKKQLEADKLIYQLDALIDAHGNLIVHKSISTKDINKDLTKKGYKLNKYAVQKVHIVSNGLHEIDINLYKDIVAKFKVEVKINVK